A region of Streptomyces sp. NBC_01750 DNA encodes the following proteins:
- a CDS encoding helix-turn-helix domain-containing protein produces the protein MPEPTRNAGDIGRRVAARREELGLTREQVAERAGTASDYLRYVEEQPTASPGTGFLIRLADALETTVAQLRGSDADLPPGIGRAAYHPELTELDPGECWARLSTHGVLRVSVSTPDGPAIVPVNHTVVDGAVAFSTARGATPALAAGAEAAFEVDHIDEALSEGWSVLVVGRAEWVTDPAAARHLVGAAHSAPWAGGDRELWVRITPERVTGRRITVR, from the coding sequence ATGCCGGAACCGACGAGGAACGCCGGAGACATCGGACGGCGGGTGGCAGCGCGGCGCGAGGAGTTGGGGCTCACCAGGGAGCAGGTGGCCGAACGGGCGGGCACGGCTTCGGATTACCTGCGGTACGTGGAGGAGCAGCCGACCGCGTCTCCGGGCACGGGCTTCCTGATTCGGCTGGCCGACGCGCTGGAGACCACTGTGGCCCAACTGCGCGGCAGCGATGCGGACTTGCCGCCCGGCATCGGGCGGGCGGCCTACCATCCCGAGCTGACGGAGCTGGACCCCGGGGAGTGTTGGGCCCGGCTGTCCACCCACGGCGTCTTACGCGTCTCGGTGTCCACGCCCGACGGCCCGGCCATCGTCCCGGTCAACCACACGGTCGTGGACGGCGCGGTCGCCTTCAGCACCGCGCGCGGCGCCACGCCCGCTCTGGCCGCCGGAGCCGAGGCCGCCTTCGAGGTGGACCACATCGACGAGGCGCTGAGCGAGGGCTGGAGCGTCCTCGTCGTCGGCCGTGCCGAATGGGTCACCGACCCCGCCGCCGCCCGGCACCTCGTCGGCGCGGCCCACTCAGCACCGTGGGCGGGCGGCGACCGCGAACTGTGGGTGCGCATCACCCCGGAGCGGGTCACCGGACGCCGGATCACCGTTCGCTGA
- a CDS encoding universal stress protein yields MLRSVTVGLDGSPESLAAADWAAREAQLRDTPLRLVHAWHWQPHTYASLAGTLRPSPTKGPHRDWAERLPRETSARLAERHPGLRVSAEQSTERPVTALLAASRDADLLVLGSRGLSGVTGFLAGSVALSVVARTERPVVLVRAGEDAETDHLTGDVVLGLDLENSDGPVIRFAFQAASRHAANLRVVHGWKPPPSSGYGDAFDIEPNAELGARVRRKLADVLRPWRSKFPGVEVTEQALIGTAGSHLVNASRNAALVVVGRRNRRTRAGNHIGPVTHAVLHHAAAPVAVIPHD; encoded by the coding sequence ATGCTCCGCAGCGTCACCGTCGGCCTGGACGGCTCACCGGAGAGCCTCGCCGCCGCCGACTGGGCCGCCCGCGAGGCGCAGCTCCGCGACACGCCCCTGCGCCTCGTGCACGCCTGGCACTGGCAGCCCCACACGTACGCGTCACTGGCGGGCACCCTCAGACCGTCGCCCACGAAAGGACCGCACCGCGACTGGGCCGAACGCCTGCCGCGCGAGACCTCGGCCCGGCTTGCCGAACGCCATCCCGGTCTGCGCGTCAGCGCCGAACAGAGCACGGAGCGGCCCGTCACGGCCCTGCTGGCTGCCTCCCGGGACGCCGATCTCCTGGTGCTCGGATCCCGGGGCCTGAGCGGGGTGACCGGGTTTCTGGCCGGCTCCGTCGCGCTCTCCGTCGTGGCGCGGACCGAGCGGCCGGTCGTCCTTGTCCGAGCCGGTGAAGACGCCGAGACCGATCACCTGACGGGCGATGTCGTGCTCGGGCTCGACCTGGAGAACTCCGACGGCCCCGTGATCCGGTTCGCGTTCCAGGCGGCTTCCCGCCATGCGGCGAACCTGCGCGTCGTCCACGGCTGGAAGCCACCGCCCTCCTCCGGCTACGGCGACGCCTTCGACATCGAGCCCAACGCGGAACTGGGCGCGCGGGTGCGGCGCAAGCTGGCCGACGTACTCCGGCCGTGGCGGTCGAAGTTCCCCGGCGTCGAGGTGACCGAGCAGGCCCTGATCGGTACGGCGGGCTCCCACTTGGTGAACGCATCCCGGAACGCCGCACTTGTCGTCGTCGGCCGGCGGAACCGTCGTACGCGGGCCGGGAATCACATCGGACCGGTGACGCACGCGGTCCTGCACCACGCCGCCGCCCCGGTCGCAGTGATCCCGCACGATTGA
- a CDS encoding universal stress protein — translation MLRHVTAGIDGSPESLAAAHWAAREATRRGAALCLVHAWEWHPRPAPSVPADMSERALAEDLPERAADSMRAAHPGLQVIGQALADSPVSALLKAAEQAELLVLGSRGLGGLAGFLMGSVSQRVAARATPPVVLVRVGGSTADEHFSAPDGISPDEIPGIPYRDVLLGLDTGRPCDELIEFAFDAARRRGSSLRVINAFSRPPDFAAAHRIVPVSGPELRAEQELAVAAALRPWCEKFPEVAVTESVTEGRAADELIGASAGAALVVVGRRIRESRLGTHLGPVAHAALHHAPCPVAVVPHA, via the coding sequence ATGCTTCGACATGTCACCGCGGGGATCGACGGTTCTCCCGAAAGCCTGGCAGCCGCGCACTGGGCGGCCCGGGAAGCCACGCGCCGGGGCGCCGCGCTGTGCCTGGTGCATGCCTGGGAGTGGCATCCGCGTCCGGCTCCGTCCGTGCCGGCGGACATGTCCGAACGGGCCCTGGCCGAGGACCTGCCGGAACGGGCGGCGGACAGCATGCGCGCCGCGCACCCAGGTCTGCAGGTCATCGGCCAGGCACTGGCGGACTCGCCGGTCTCGGCCCTTCTCAAGGCGGCCGAGCAGGCCGAGCTGCTGGTCCTCGGCTCCCGTGGACTCGGCGGCCTCGCGGGGTTCCTGATGGGGTCGGTGTCGCAGCGGGTCGCCGCCAGGGCAACCCCTCCCGTGGTGTTGGTGAGGGTGGGCGGGAGCACCGCCGACGAGCACTTCTCGGCACCGGACGGCATCTCCCCGGACGAGATACCCGGGATCCCGTACCGCGATGTCCTTCTCGGTCTCGACACCGGGCGGCCCTGTGACGAGCTGATCGAGTTCGCCTTCGACGCCGCCAGGCGCCGGGGCTCCTCGCTGCGCGTGATCAACGCCTTCAGCCGTCCGCCGGACTTCGCGGCGGCGCACAGGATCGTCCCGGTGAGCGGCCCGGAGCTACGGGCGGAGCAGGAGCTCGCCGTGGCCGCCGCGCTGCGCCCCTGGTGCGAGAAGTTTCCCGAGGTCGCCGTCACCGAGAGCGTCACCGAAGGCCGTGCGGCCGACGAGCTGATCGGCGCCTCGGCCGGCGCGGCCCTCGTCGTGGTGGGACGCCGGATCCGCGAATCCCGTCTCGGTACTCACCTCGGCCCCGTCGCACACGCGGCGCTGCATCACGCGCCCTGCCCCGTCGCCGTCGTCCCGCACGCCTGA
- a CDS encoding response regulator transcription factor → MAEARTFTEQNPIRVFLLDDHEVVRRGLTDLLDSEPDISVVGDADSVEHALVRGPALRPDVAVLDVRLPDGDGISVCRELRSRMPELACLMLTSFDEEEALLDAIMAGAAGYVLKQIRGSDLVAAVRTVASGQSMLDPTTTARLMRSLRADPTEGPAPPAPELAGLSPRERDILALIGDGLTNREIGKKLYLSEKTVKNHISRLLAKLGVQRRVQAAVLASHLEQPASTDRSTR, encoded by the coding sequence ATGGCCGAGGCACGTACCTTCACGGAACAGAACCCGATCCGGGTCTTCCTGCTGGACGACCACGAGGTCGTACGACGCGGTCTCACCGACCTGCTGGACTCCGAGCCGGACATCTCGGTGGTCGGCGACGCGGACAGCGTCGAGCACGCGCTGGTGCGCGGGCCGGCACTGCGCCCGGACGTGGCCGTGCTCGACGTACGCCTGCCGGACGGTGACGGGATCAGTGTCTGCCGCGAGCTGCGCAGCCGGATGCCGGAGCTGGCCTGTCTGATGCTGACCTCCTTCGACGAGGAGGAAGCCCTGCTCGACGCGATCATGGCCGGGGCGGCGGGCTATGTGCTCAAACAGATCAGGGGGTCCGACTTGGTCGCGGCGGTCCGCACCGTCGCTTCCGGCCAGTCGATGCTGGATCCGACCACGACCGCCCGCCTGATGCGCTCCCTGCGGGCGGACCCCACCGAGGGACCGGCACCCCCCGCACCCGAGCTCGCCGGCCTGTCACCGCGCGAGCGGGACATCCTCGCGTTGATCGGGGACGGGCTCACCAACCGTGAGATCGGCAAGAAGCTCTACCTGTCCGAGAAGACGGTGAAGAACCACATCTCCCGGCTGCTGGCCAAGCTCGGCGTCCAACGCCGTGTCCAGGCGGCGGTCCTGGCCAGCCATCTCGAACAGCCCGCCTCCACGGACCGCTCGACGCGATGA
- a CDS encoding plasmid mobilization relaxosome protein MobC has translation MNDAEFKRFTDAAAHCEMSNAAFLAYAVDKAARDLTRTAAEIATEREVIHELFAARRHLGRMHGLFNQVAKALNSGADAPHLDASAKAVRSAARRMEDAADALLAHRDGGAPA, from the coding sequence ATGAACGACGCCGAGTTCAAGCGTTTCACCGATGCCGCCGCCCACTGCGAGATGTCCAACGCCGCCTTTCTCGCCTACGCCGTCGACAAGGCCGCCCGCGACCTGACCCGCACCGCCGCCGAGATCGCCACCGAACGCGAGGTCATCCACGAGCTGTTCGCGGCCCGTCGCCACCTGGGCCGCATGCACGGCCTGTTCAACCAGGTCGCCAAGGCCCTCAACTCCGGCGCCGACGCTCCCCACCTTGATGCCTCGGCCAAGGCCGTCCGGAGCGCCGCTCGCCGTATGGAGGACGCAGCCGATGCCCTGCTCGCCCACCGCGACGGCGGTGCCCCTGCGTGA
- a CDS encoding universal stress protein has product MTLQHVVVGVDGSLVSVRALDQAAEEAARRGIALRVVYAVPDRDEAGPVLASAASRVRERHPAVPVETRAEEGGVVRALVRESTDAVLTVVGTRGLGGLAGWACGAVSSRLAAQAHGPLLVVRGERPHDDPREVLLGLESDISADAALYAIKEAERRGARLRVLDSWTHRHTSPELPSLVPATSPGHERHPRTEFESRTVRTTPAQALVEATRDAAVVVIGSHRPGSRHGGHLGPVAHALLHHSHCPVVVVPTG; this is encoded by the coding sequence ATGACTCTCCAACACGTGGTCGTCGGAGTGGACGGCTCACTGGTCTCTGTACGGGCGTTGGACCAGGCCGCGGAGGAAGCGGCACGGCGCGGCATCGCGCTGCGCGTGGTGTACGCCGTGCCCGACCGCGATGAGGCCGGCCCGGTTCTCGCGTCCGCCGCCTCGCGCGTGCGTGAACGGCACCCCGCCGTGCCCGTGGAGACCAGGGCCGAGGAGGGCGGCGTCGTGCGGGCGCTGGTCCGCGAGAGCACGGACGCGGTTCTCACGGTCGTGGGCACGCGGGGACTCGGTGGACTGGCCGGTTGGGCGTGCGGAGCGGTGAGTTCACGGCTCGCCGCGCAGGCGCACGGTCCGCTGCTGGTCGTACGCGGGGAACGTCCGCACGACGACCCCCGCGAGGTGCTGCTCGGCCTGGAGAGCGACATCAGCGCAGACGCGGCCCTCTACGCCATCAAGGAGGCGGAGCGGCGCGGCGCGCGCCTGCGTGTCCTGGATTCCTGGACGCACCGGCACACGAGTCCCGAACTGCCCTCGTTGGTACCGGCGACGAGCCCGGGACACGAGCGCCACCCCAGGACGGAGTTCGAGAGCCGGACGGTCCGCACCACCCCGGCGCAAGCCCTGGTGGAGGCCACCCGGGATGCCGCCGTCGTGGTCATCGGATCGCACCGGCCGGGCAGCCGGCACGGCGGACACCTGGGGCCGGTCGCACACGCCCTCCTGCACCACTCGCACTGTCCCGTGGTCGTCGTCCCCACCGGGTGA
- a CDS encoding STAS domain-containing protein yields the protein MSENQMTSAPSRTVRAIDGATLVTLSGEIDLVAAIPLASRLDALSSGRHPDLVLDLRPVSFIDCAGLGVLCRTRNRVRARHGRLRLVTDSGSFLRVLRVTGLGGVFEIHPHLPSPRGKRPHPLPGTGPERSFSNASSAHMTA from the coding sequence ATGTCCGAAAACCAGATGACGTCCGCACCGTCTCGCACGGTACGCGCCATCGACGGGGCGACCCTCGTGACGTTGAGCGGCGAGATCGACCTCGTGGCGGCGATCCCGCTGGCGTCCCGCCTCGACGCCCTGTCCTCGGGCCGGCACCCCGATCTGGTGCTCGACCTGCGTCCCGTGTCCTTCATCGACTGCGCCGGGCTTGGTGTCCTGTGCCGGACCCGGAACCGGGTCCGGGCGCGGCACGGCCGGCTGCGGCTGGTCACCGACAGCGGCAGCTTTCTGCGGGTCCTGCGGGTCACCGGCCTGGGCGGAGTGTTCGAGATACACCCCCACCTGCCGTCTCCCAGGGGCAAACGGCCCCACCCCCTGCCGGGAACCGGTCCCGAGCGGTCCTTCAGCAACGCCTCTTCGGCCCATATGACCGCGTGA
- the gap gene encoding type I glyceraldehyde-3-phosphate dehydrogenase, which yields MTVRVGINGFGRIGRTYLRAALDRAQAGTQDVEVVAINDIASPATVAHLLEYDSTFGRIGRDVQHDDSSITVDGRRIAVTAERDPAALRWSDYGAGVVVESTGRFRDRDSAALHLKAGAHTVLLSAPGKGVDATIVLGVNDDTYDRHRDRIISAASCTTNCVAPMMKVLHDAFGVERGMMTTIHAYTNDQSLLDGPHKDLRRARSAARSIIPTSTGAARAVGLVIPELAGALDGIAVRVPVEDGSLTDLAVVLNREASADEVNEAFTVAAEGSLNGILRVSKAPIVSRDVIGDPASCIFDPALTQANGTLVKVFGWYDNEWGYTNRLLDLTALVADD from the coding sequence ATGACCGTACGCGTAGGCATCAACGGCTTCGGCCGTATAGGGCGCACCTACCTGCGCGCGGCCCTCGACCGCGCGCAGGCGGGCACCCAGGACGTCGAGGTGGTCGCGATCAACGACATCGCCTCACCCGCCACTGTGGCCCACCTGCTGGAGTACGACTCGACGTTCGGCCGCATCGGCCGCGACGTCCAGCACGACGACAGCTCCATCACCGTCGACGGACGACGCATCGCAGTCACCGCCGAACGCGACCCGGCGGCCCTGCGCTGGTCCGACTACGGTGCCGGCGTCGTCGTCGAGTCCACCGGCCGGTTCCGCGACCGCGACTCCGCGGCCCTGCACCTCAAGGCCGGAGCCCACACCGTGCTGCTGTCGGCGCCGGGCAAGGGCGTGGACGCCACCATCGTCCTGGGCGTCAACGACGACACGTACGACCGCCACCGCGACCGGATCATCTCCGCCGCCTCCTGCACCACCAACTGCGTCGCACCGATGATGAAGGTGCTCCACGACGCCTTCGGTGTCGAGCGCGGCATGATGACCACCATCCACGCCTACACCAACGACCAGTCCCTGCTCGACGGCCCGCACAAGGACCTGCGCCGCGCCCGCTCGGCCGCGAGGAGCATCATCCCGACCAGCACCGGAGCCGCCCGCGCGGTCGGCCTCGTGATACCGGAGCTGGCAGGGGCGCTGGACGGCATCGCCGTCCGTGTCCCCGTCGAGGACGGCTCGCTCACCGACCTCGCCGTGGTCCTCAACCGTGAGGCGAGCGCGGACGAGGTCAACGAGGCGTTCACCGTGGCCGCCGAGGGATCGCTCAACGGCATCCTCCGGGTGTCGAAGGCGCCCATCGTCTCCCGTGACGTCATCGGCGACCCCGCCTCCTGCATCTTCGACCCGGCCCTCACCCAGGCCAACGGCACGCTCGTCAAGGTCTTCGGCTGGTACGACAACGAGTGGGGCTACACCAACCGGCTCCTCGACCTCACGGCGCTGGTGGCGGACGACTGA
- a CDS encoding universal stress protein — MNLPIVVGVDGSEPSLRAVDWAADEAVLHGLPLRVVYASLWERYEGTSLAEDVGKPSEQVLAEDIVETAARRARRRQPDVKVSTDVLPEEPEYALVRESRSATLLVTGSRGRSGLAEALLGSVSLTVAGHAQCPMIVIRGNHDNQARTATHGRVVVGVGEKPAGSAAVRFAFEEARRRGVPLDAVRAWRWPAHESTDHPLLTGEPARLHEQQAVETLETALQDAPAGVESHRRAVEGHTRTVLVNASRNADLLIIGARRRPGHHGLQLGRVTHGVLHHSACPVVIVPERG; from the coding sequence ATGAACCTACCGATCGTCGTCGGAGTCGACGGCTCCGAGCCCAGCCTGCGGGCCGTCGACTGGGCGGCCGACGAGGCCGTACTGCACGGGCTGCCGCTGCGGGTGGTGTACGCGTCGCTGTGGGAACGGTACGAGGGCACCTCGCTCGCCGAGGACGTCGGCAAGCCGTCCGAGCAGGTGCTGGCCGAGGACATCGTGGAGACCGCCGCCCGGCGCGCTCGCCGGCGTCAGCCCGACGTGAAGGTCTCCACCGACGTGCTGCCCGAGGAACCCGAGTACGCGCTGGTGCGGGAGAGCCGCAGCGCCACGCTGCTGGTGACAGGCAGCCGTGGCCGCAGCGGCCTCGCCGAGGCGCTGCTGGGCTCCGTGAGCCTCACCGTGGCCGGGCACGCGCAGTGCCCGATGATCGTGATACGCGGCAACCACGACAACCAGGCCCGGACCGCAACGCACGGCCGCGTCGTCGTGGGCGTCGGAGAGAAACCGGCGGGCTCGGCGGCCGTGCGCTTCGCCTTCGAGGAGGCGCGGCGACGCGGGGTTCCGCTTGACGCCGTACGGGCCTGGCGGTGGCCCGCACACGAGAGCACCGACCATCCACTGCTCACCGGAGAACCCGCCCGGCTGCACGAGCAGCAGGCGGTGGAGACCCTGGAAACGGCGCTCCAGGACGCCCCCGCCGGCGTCGAGTCACACCGCCGCGCGGTCGAAGGCCACACCCGGACCGTGCTCGTGAACGCCTCACGGAACGCCGACCTCCTGATCATCGGAGCCAGGCGCCGCCCCGGGCACCACGGGCTCCAGCTGGGCCGGGTGACCCACGGCGTGCTGCACCACTCCGCCTGCCCGGTCGTCATCGTGCCCGAGCGAGGGTGA
- a CDS encoding zinc-dependent alcohol dehydrogenase encodes MKAAVVRAFGEPLVIEDRPDPEPGPGQVRVRVEASGLCHTDIHAAHGDWPLKPTPPFVPGHEGVGLVEKLGDGVTRLSVGQRVAVPWLGWACGRCEHCLSGWETLCEQQINTGYGCDGGHAEKMLAWADFAQPVPDGVNAVDAAPLACAGVTTYKALKVAGVRPAQLVAISGIGGLGHLAVQYAKIAGATVAAIDVTDEKLELAAELGADLVIDARKDDVGQVLKQHGGAHAAIALAVNEAAVTAVNSGLRRGGKLVMVALPAHGTIQVPIFDTVLNGTSVIGSIVGTRQDLAEVFQLHAAGRTKVICETRPLAAVNESIDEVLRGEVRARIVFDLGTGR; translated from the coding sequence ATGAAGGCAGCGGTTGTCCGAGCCTTCGGCGAACCCCTGGTCATCGAGGACCGCCCCGACCCCGAGCCCGGCCCCGGCCAGGTCCGCGTGCGCGTCGAGGCGTCCGGGCTGTGCCACACCGACATCCACGCCGCCCACGGCGACTGGCCGCTCAAGCCGACCCCGCCCTTCGTCCCCGGCCACGAAGGCGTCGGACTCGTCGAGAAGCTCGGCGACGGCGTCACCCGCCTGTCCGTCGGGCAGCGGGTGGCCGTGCCATGGCTCGGTTGGGCCTGCGGCCGGTGCGAGCACTGCCTGTCCGGTTGGGAGACGCTGTGCGAGCAGCAGATCAACACCGGCTACGGCTGCGACGGCGGGCACGCCGAGAAGATGCTGGCCTGGGCGGACTTCGCCCAGCCGGTGCCCGATGGTGTGAACGCCGTGGACGCCGCCCCGCTGGCCTGCGCCGGGGTGACCACGTACAAGGCGCTCAAGGTCGCCGGTGTGCGGCCCGCGCAGCTCGTCGCGATCTCCGGGATCGGCGGGCTCGGCCACCTGGCGGTGCAGTACGCGAAGATCGCCGGGGCGACCGTCGCCGCGATCGACGTCACCGACGAGAAACTCGAACTGGCAGCCGAACTCGGCGCGGACCTCGTCATCGACGCCCGCAAGGACGACGTCGGCCAGGTCCTCAAGCAGCACGGAGGAGCGCATGCCGCGATCGCGCTGGCCGTGAACGAGGCTGCGGTCACAGCCGTCAACTCGGGCCTGCGGCGCGGCGGGAAGCTCGTCATGGTGGCGCTGCCCGCGCACGGCACGATCCAGGTCCCGATCTTCGACACCGTGCTGAACGGCACCTCGGTGATCGGCTCGATCGTCGGCACCCGGCAGGACCTCGCCGAGGTCTTCCAACTGCACGCGGCCGGCCGCACCAAGGTCATCTGCGAGACCCGGCCGCTGGCCGCCGTCAACGAGTCCATCGACGAGGTGCTGCGCGGCGAGGTCAGGGCCCGGATCGTCTTCGACCTCGGTACGGGAAGGTGA
- a CDS encoding universal stress protein, with translation MTRTVTVGLHGSVESRAAAEWAAREAQLLGLPLKLVQVWEPVPPAMAEAPLLGAETQRYWTERIPRETSEGIRLRHPGLDVTGEQLSGQPADVLVGAMKDAELLVLGSRALGGIGGFMVGSVGLSVVAHADRPVVFVRAGEQAADEHEMDPVGIPSAATPFRPVVLGLDIEHPDDGLIGFAFAAAARRGTSLRVVHGWNPPAYYAHGLSVDLELHGALAVRESTALTEVLRPWTEKFPATEVTEECPYGSPGNHLVDASHGASLVVVGRRRRRSPLGAHIGSVTHAVLHHSTAPVAVVSHG, from the coding sequence ATGACCCGCACCGTCACCGTCGGCCTCCACGGTTCAGTTGAGAGCCGTGCGGCGGCCGAGTGGGCCGCGCGCGAGGCACAGCTGCTCGGCCTGCCACTGAAGCTGGTCCAGGTCTGGGAGCCGGTGCCGCCGGCCATGGCGGAGGCACCGCTGCTCGGCGCCGAGACGCAGCGGTACTGGACCGAGAGGATTCCCCGCGAGACGAGCGAAGGGATCCGGCTGCGCCATCCCGGCCTCGACGTGACCGGCGAACAGCTGTCCGGCCAGCCCGCCGACGTACTGGTGGGCGCCATGAAGGACGCGGAGCTGCTCGTTCTCGGCTCCCGCGCACTGGGCGGGATCGGCGGGTTCATGGTCGGCTCGGTCGGGCTGTCCGTCGTGGCACATGCCGACCGGCCGGTCGTGTTCGTCCGCGCCGGGGAACAGGCCGCCGACGAACACGAGATGGACCCGGTCGGCATTCCGTCCGCGGCGACTCCGTTCCGGCCCGTCGTCCTCGGCCTCGACATCGAGCACCCCGACGACGGACTGATCGGCTTCGCGTTCGCCGCTGCCGCCCGCCGCGGCACCTCCCTGCGCGTCGTGCACGGCTGGAACCCGCCCGCCTATTACGCCCACGGCCTGTCCGTCGACCTCGAACTGCACGGGGCCCTGGCGGTACGCGAATCCACCGCCCTCACCGAGGTGCTGCGCCCATGGACCGAGAAGTTCCCGGCGACCGAGGTCACCGAGGAGTGCCCCTACGGCAGCCCCGGCAACCACCTCGTCGACGCCTCCCACGGGGCTTCCCTGGTCGTCGTCGGCCGTCGTCGCCGCCGCAGCCCGCTCGGCGCCCACATCGGCTCCGTCACCCACGCCGTCCTGCACCACTCCACCGCCCCCGTCGCCGTCGTCTCCCACGGCTGA